From a single Intestinibaculum porci genomic region:
- a CDS encoding urease accessory protein UreF has protein sequence MADTKTLMDVFQICDSTFPIGTFNHSFGMENYLVNRKIKKAPQFKCWLMNYFRSQYCFGEGLLTLLCEEATLTEILRYDDLMTKSTLAKETRDGTKLIARQMYLLIQKIYGDVFPLLNGYVEAVEEGKAYGNPALVFAIFAYAKGLSSQEVFTLYGYSVASTLTQNAVRSVPLGQREGQVILHDVIKEIEGLYENVCTFDEDYLGANSPGLEIAQILHESQAARLFMS, from the coding sequence ATGGCTGATACGAAAACACTGATGGATGTCTTTCAAATTTGTGACTCGACGTTTCCCATTGGGACCTTCAATCATTCTTTTGGCATGGAGAACTATCTCGTCAACCGCAAAATCAAGAAAGCGCCACAGTTTAAATGTTGGCTGATGAACTATTTTCGCTCGCAGTACTGCTTTGGCGAAGGGTTATTAACGCTGCTTTGTGAAGAGGCGACGCTGACAGAGATCCTGCGCTATGATGATCTCATGACCAAGTCTACTTTAGCGAAAGAAACCCGTGATGGTACCAAGCTGATTGCCCGGCAAATGTATTTGCTTATCCAAAAAATTTATGGTGATGTCTTTCCTTTATTAAACGGCTATGTAGAGGCCGTTGAAGAAGGCAAAGCGTATGGCAATCCGGCGCTTGTCTTTGCGATCTTTGCCTACGCCAAAGGACTAAGCAGCCAGGAAGTCTTTACGCTGTATGGTTACTCCGTCGCTTCCACCTTAACCCAGAATGCGGTGCGCAGCGTGCCGCTAGGCCAACGTGAAGGACAAGTCATCTTACATGATGTCATCAAGGAAATCGAAGGCCTTTACGAAAATGTTTGCACCTTTGATGAAGACTATTTAGGGGCGAATAGTCCAGGCTTAGAGATTGCCCAAATCTTACATGAATCACAGGCGGCCCGTCTGTTTATGTCTTAG
- a CDS encoding urease accessory protein UreD, whose translation MAQKGLFTGRSLDGEIRMHFVRRGERSVADDLYRHGNSRISAAIPNDDDFPYYFLIATGGGYVEGECYRQEVVLDDDTHAILTTQAPNYIYKCDQCFTTHQDCVLKVGENALCEYYFDETIPYKDALFHQNNEIVLEKHAKLILSEGLTAGYDEQGGLFTYHQMALKTRIYRQKRLLMNDFMLVDPRYDPMSEIGFFEGYTNFNSVTIIDEDINQKQVEYFRNILEDAQTSSRFGLSMIESEGMVLRVLGMSIDENRKVMETLIKAYRQAIGLAPLALRKGPHSLHI comes from the coding sequence ATGGCTCAAAAAGGACTGTTTACTGGAAGATCTTTAGACGGCGAGATCCGCATGCATTTTGTAAGGCGTGGGGAGCGCAGCGTCGCAGATGATCTCTATCGTCATGGCAACTCCCGCATTTCCGCCGCCATTCCTAATGACGATGATTTTCCTTATTACTTTCTGATTGCGACAGGCGGCGGGTATGTGGAAGGAGAGTGTTACCGGCAGGAGGTTGTCTTAGATGATGATACGCATGCCATTCTTACGACGCAGGCGCCTAATTATATTTACAAGTGCGATCAATGCTTCACTACACATCAGGATTGCGTGCTTAAAGTGGGAGAAAATGCGCTGTGTGAATATTACTTTGATGAAACGATTCCTTATAAAGATGCGCTCTTTCACCAAAATAATGAGATCGTTTTAGAAAAACACGCGAAGCTGATTTTAAGTGAAGGCTTAACCGCCGGCTATGATGAGCAAGGGGGCTTGTTCACTTATCATCAAATGGCTCTTAAAACTAGAATCTATCGTCAAAAACGTTTACTTATGAATGATTTTATGCTCGTGGATCCGCGTTATGATCCCATGTCTGAGATTGGCTTTTTTGAAGGCTACACGAACTTTAACTCAGTGACAATTATTGATGAAGATATCAATCAGAAGCAGGTTGAATACTTCAGAAACATCCTTGAAGACGCGCAGACATCATCTCGCTTTGGCTTATCGATGATTGAAAGCGAAGGAATGGTTTTACGTGTTTTAGGGATGAGCATAGATGAGAATAGAAAAGTGATGGAGACTTTGATCAAGGCTTATCGCCAAGCCATCGGCTTAGCCCCTTTAGCTTTACGGAAAGGGCCGCACTCTCTCCATATTTAA
- a CDS encoding YdcF family protein, whose product MLGSYALLAMLIVFRYSHWITAHRLLFDVILFGAFVGVVFLIALPIVLVLMFFVEGIKIIRKEGFKWTNCLSLGLALLVIITTFVIPSLELWKIHPYLFKLWSMVELLFAYLLFMATMYVVSALLNLMHLRKNHHFNYVVVLGAGVIGAKITPLLAARIEKGMEICRANPDCQLIMSGGQGPGEDLPEGEAMAKYAIAQQMPKEHILIENKSSNTIENLHFSQNLMKQPARFAIVTTSYHVFRSLIIARKQHIKCVGYGAKTKWYFALNATIREFIGYLSLTRKMHIVFIILLELLIVGLRIH is encoded by the coding sequence ATGTTAGGAAGCTATGCGCTTTTAGCCATGCTGATTGTCTTTCGCTACAGTCACTGGATTACGGCGCATCGACTTCTTTTTGATGTGATTCTTTTCGGCGCTTTCGTTGGGGTAGTATTCCTGATCGCTTTACCGATTGTCTTAGTCCTGATGTTTTTTGTGGAAGGGATTAAGATCATTCGCAAAGAAGGATTCAAATGGACTAACTGTTTATCTTTAGGCTTAGCTTTGTTAGTGATTATTACAACGTTTGTCATACCATCACTGGAGTTATGGAAAATCCATCCTTATCTTTTTAAACTGTGGTCAATGGTCGAACTGCTTTTTGCCTATCTGCTTTTTATGGCGACAATGTATGTCGTTTCGGCGTTATTAAATCTTATGCATTTGCGTAAGAATCATCACTTTAATTATGTCGTCGTGTTAGGCGCTGGCGTGATTGGCGCTAAAATCACGCCGCTATTAGCGGCGCGCATTGAAAAAGGCATGGAAATATGCCGCGCAAATCCTGACTGTCAGCTTATTATGTCTGGCGGCCAGGGACCAGGCGAAGATCTTCCAGAAGGGGAAGCCATGGCAAAATATGCTATCGCGCAGCAGATGCCTAAAGAGCACATCCTGATTGAAAACAAATCAAGCAATACGATCGAGAACCTGCACTTTTCACAAAACTTAATGAAACAGCCAGCCCGTTTTGCGATTGTTACCACTTCTTATCACGTATTTCGCTCGCTGATCATTGCCCGCAAACAGCATATCAAATGTGTCGGCTATGGTGCGAAGACGAAGTGGTATTTCGCTTTGAACGCAACGATTCGTGAATTTATCGGTTATCTCTCCTTAACTCGCAAAATGCATATAGTCTTTATTATATTATTGGAATTGTTAATAGTTGGTTTACGCATCCATTAG
- a CDS encoding IS110 family RNA-guided transposase, with the protein MKVIRNPKDFRIVYSRACGIDVHKNFIVCTACIPGSKPDQWKFITRRFSTFYKELEECADWLSKLDCQNVCMESTGQYYIPVHDVLEKKLSNVRVVNPKWVKAVKGNKDDKKDSKWICQLFRFGMTKSSFIPGEEIRTLRGETRYRYKVISMRTSEMNRYQNALTVGGFKVDAVFSDVFGKSAQAIINLVLSGKEYTDKDILSLVHKNCKSSPEKILEAVNGIRMNDTQKKRLIIIKNHLDYLTDEIGEINKQIDCLVKEIPGMEAAIDHSCMVPGIDKNLAVIIMSEIGTDMSPWPSQYNLVSWAGLAPGDNQSAGKKKSVKISRAGVYLKPALVEAAHAAVKDKEHPYYAIKYNTIKKRRGQKRAIIAIARKLLIAIYHMLLTGEKWNPTDLANVETPTDKRRKYIKKNLSNSFSQLENAGMLPEEIINYLKGQFLDLEVSAESEDDSDSSDNDSSKGTEASADSAETNNSESPTEQSALDSDSQTDLTLVKDKSAAS; encoded by the coding sequence ATGAAAGTAATTCGCAATCCGAAAGACTTTCGAATCGTTTATTCAAGAGCCTGTGGCATTGACGTTCACAAAAACTTTATTGTATGCACAGCATGCATTCCTGGCAGCAAGCCTGATCAGTGGAAGTTCATTACCAGACGATTTTCGACTTTCTACAAGGAATTAGAGGAATGTGCTGACTGGCTTTCAAAACTTGACTGCCAGAACGTGTGCATGGAATCAACAGGCCAGTACTATATACCTGTTCATGACGTTCTTGAGAAGAAACTGTCGAACGTCAGGGTCGTCAACCCTAAATGGGTTAAAGCCGTCAAGGGCAACAAGGACGACAAGAAAGATTCCAAATGGATCTGTCAGCTTTTTAGGTTTGGCATGACAAAATCCAGCTTTATTCCAGGAGAAGAGATCAGAACCCTGAGAGGTGAAACGAGATACCGCTATAAAGTCATCAGCATGCGAACATCCGAAATGAACCGCTATCAGAACGCACTGACAGTCGGAGGTTTCAAAGTAGATGCAGTCTTTTCTGATGTCTTCGGCAAGTCTGCTCAGGCAATCATTAACCTTGTCCTTTCGGGTAAGGAATACACTGACAAGGATATTCTGTCACTTGTTCACAAAAACTGTAAGTCATCACCTGAGAAAATTCTTGAAGCCGTAAATGGAATCAGAATGAATGATACTCAGAAAAAAAGACTTATAATCATCAAGAATCATTTAGACTATCTCACTGATGAAATTGGCGAGATTAATAAACAAATTGACTGTCTCGTCAAGGAGATTCCAGGCATGGAAGCAGCCATTGATCACTCATGCATGGTCCCCGGCATAGACAAAAACCTGGCAGTCATCATTATGTCAGAAATTGGCACTGACATGAGCCCTTGGCCTAGTCAGTACAATCTGGTAAGCTGGGCCGGTCTGGCGCCAGGTGACAATCAATCAGCCGGAAAAAAGAAATCCGTTAAGATCTCACGAGCCGGTGTCTATCTTAAGCCTGCCCTGGTCGAAGCGGCTCACGCCGCTGTAAAGGATAAGGAGCACCCTTATTATGCCATCAAGTATAATACAATTAAAAAACGCCGTGGCCAGAAGAGAGCTATTATTGCAATTGCACGAAAGCTCTTAATTGCAATTTATCACATGCTTCTTACTGGCGAAAAATGGAATCCTACCGATCTTGCCAACGTTGAAACACCAACTGACAAAAGAAGAAAGTACATCAAGAAAAATCTTTCTAATTCCTTTAGTCAGCTGGAAAATGCTGGGATGTTACCGGAAGAAATTATTAATTATTTGAAAGGACAATTTTTAGATTTAGAAGTTTCAGCCGAGTCTGAAGATGATAGTGATTCTTCGGATAACGATTCATCTAAAGGCACAGAAGCCTCAGCAGACTCTGCCGAAACTAATAATAGTGAATCACCTACTGAGCAATCGGCCTTAGACAGTGATTCACAGACAGATTTGACTTTGGTAAAAGATAAATCTGCCGCAAGCTGA
- a CDS encoding acyl-CoA dehydratase activase — MEHAYMGIDVGSISTKGVIMTKDNTILSSAYIWTEGNPIGAVKKLLELLQKDFDETKYKIVAIGTTGSARKLVGTVVGATVVKNEITAHAVGTTTFHPDVRTILEIGGQDSKIIIVENGVAIDYAMNTLCAAGTGAFLSSQSHRLGIPVEDMGEIALKSEHPTQIAARCTVFAESDLVHKIQVGHTKQDIVAGLCDAVVGNYLNNVGKGKKIVSPVVFQGGVSKNVGVVKAFERQLDTHVIVDENGHLMGAIGAAILARRNKKRTTFSFDIEDMEFVTREINCGGCPNNCEIICVYRDGEMIDSWGNRCERGAIAAKKVAHLSPDMY; from the coding sequence ATGGAACATGCATATATGGGAATCGACGTTGGTTCCATCTCTACAAAAGGCGTTATTATGACCAAAGACAATACCATTTTATCAAGTGCTTATATCTGGACAGAAGGCAACCCTATTGGCGCGGTCAAGAAACTTCTTGAACTTTTACAAAAAGACTTCGATGAAACAAAATATAAAATTGTGGCCATCGGAACAACCGGCTCAGCCCGTAAGTTAGTTGGCACAGTGGTGGGTGCCACGGTCGTGAAAAATGAAATCACGGCGCATGCCGTCGGCACAACAACGTTCCATCCTGACGTCCGGACAATCTTAGAAATCGGCGGTCAGGATTCCAAAATTATTATTGTCGAAAACGGTGTCGCCATTGATTATGCGATGAATACCTTATGCGCTGCCGGGACCGGCGCTTTCCTTTCCTCGCAGTCGCATCGTTTAGGTATCCCGGTAGAAGATATGGGAGAAATTGCCTTAAAATCAGAACACCCAACACAGATCGCAGCGCGCTGCACGGTCTTTGCGGAATCTGATCTTGTCCATAAGATTCAGGTTGGTCATACCAAACAGGATATTGTAGCTGGTTTATGCGATGCGGTTGTCGGCAACTATCTTAATAATGTCGGTAAAGGCAAGAAGATTGTCTCACCCGTCGTTTTCCAGGGCGGTGTTTCGAAAAATGTCGGCGTGGTCAAAGCTTTTGAAAGACAGTTAGATACCCATGTCATCGTTGATGAAAATGGTCATCTGATGGGAGCGATCGGTGCTGCCATTTTAGCTCGTCGTAATAAAAAGCGGACAACTTTCAGCTTTGATATCGAAGATATGGAATTCGTGACCCGCGAAATCAACTGTGGCGGCTGTCCCAACAACTGTGAAATTATCTGTGTCTACCGTGATGGGGAGATGATTGACAGCTGGGGCAATCGCTGTGAACGCGGCGCTATTGCGGCGAAAAAAGTGGCGCACTTATCACCTGACATGTATTAA
- a CDS encoding urease accessory protein UreE encodes MILTKVYANVKDIPHLHDYHVETALVKSDDLLKSILRVTSDHGHDYGIRLEDETQGLENGAAFIIGDHELLVLEAIPDEVMIITPKDIDEMGKTAHMLGNLHKPIQVKDGQITMLYDEVVKKTLDQEGASYVVEKRQLDEPMKYANLVAHSHHHHHG; translated from the coding sequence ATGATATTAACGAAAGTCTATGCCAATGTGAAAGATATCCCGCATCTCCATGATTACCATGTCGAGACAGCCCTCGTTAAAAGCGATGATTTATTAAAATCTATTTTACGTGTGACTAGTGATCATGGACATGACTATGGTATTCGCTTAGAAGATGAAACACAAGGGCTGGAAAATGGCGCTGCCTTTATAATCGGGGATCATGAATTATTAGTGCTAGAAGCGATTCCTGATGAAGTGATGATCATTACGCCCAAGGATATTGATGAGATGGGTAAGACTGCCCATATGCTAGGCAATCTTCATAAACCGATTCAGGTCAAAGACGGTCAGATTACGATGCTTTATGATGAGGTTGTCAAAAAGACATTAGATCAGGAAGGAGCAAGCTATGTGGTGGAAAAAAGACAATTAGATGAACCGATGAAATATGCCAACTTAGTCGCCCATAGCCATCATCATCACCATGGCTGA
- a CDS encoding AmiS/UreI family transporter produces the protein MLGCVLLYVGIVLISNGLATIEKISDKSMAVMNIFTGGLSLILNIVSLSYGIVTNQPNTYFFGSATGLLFAFTYLYTAINTIFELDNRLYGYFSLFVAINTIPAGALCFYGFGGNAIYGVIWWAWGVLWLTGFLTNNLKMNLGKFPAYLSVIEGVVTAWIPGFLMLVNMWPK, from the coding sequence ATGTTAGGTTGTGTTCTACTTTATGTTGGTATTGTCCTGATTTCTAATGGCCTCGCGACGATTGAAAAGATTTCCGATAAATCCATGGCTGTCATGAATATTTTCACTGGCGGCCTGAGTTTGATTTTAAATATCGTGTCGTTGTCTTATGGCATTGTGACCAATCAGCCTAATACCTATTTCTTTGGCTCGGCTACGGGCTTATTATTCGCCTTCACGTATTTGTATACCGCTATTAATACAATTTTTGAACTAGATAACCGTTTGTATGGTTATTTCTCACTCTTTGTGGCGATTAATACAATCCCTGCCGGGGCATTATGCTTTTATGGTTTTGGCGGTAACGCCATCTACGGTGTGATCTGGTGGGCATGGGGTGTCCTCTGGCTCACTGGTTTCTTAACCAACAATTTAAAAATGAACTTAGGAAAATTTCCTGCTTATTTAAGTGTCATCGAAGGCGTGGTCACCGCCTGGATTCCGGGCTTCCTGATGCTCGTGAACATGTGGCCAAAATAG
- a CDS encoding urease subunit beta, which translates to MIPGEYHYATDEPVDYNTGYEAIAIEVKNTGDRAVQVGSHFHFYEANSGLAFDREKAYGKRLDIPAGTAIRFEPGESRTVPLIDFGGSRRVFGFNNKVNGYLDKDKHAHAKEAEK; encoded by the coding sequence ATGATTCCAGGAGAATATCATTATGCCACTGATGAACCCGTTGATTACAACACTGGCTATGAGGCCATTGCAATCGAAGTAAAAAATACGGGTGACCGCGCCGTTCAGGTCGGTTCCCATTTCCATTTTTATGAAGCCAATAGCGGTCTTGCCTTTGATCGTGAGAAAGCTTATGGCAAACGTCTCGATATCCCAGCCGGGACTGCGATTCGTTTTGAACCCGGCGAAAGCCGCACCGTGCCGCTAATCGATTTTGGCGGTTCACGTCGCGTCTTTGGTTTTAATAATAAGGTCAATGGTTATCTTGACAAAGATAAACATGCCCATGCAAAGGAGGCAGAAAAATGA
- a CDS encoding urease subunit gamma, translating into MQLTEREREKMMISLAGMIAQHRKDAGIKLNHPESVALITSYILEGARAGKSVAELMNEGGKILKREDVMEGVPEMIPMIQVEATFVDGTKLVTIHDPIR; encoded by the coding sequence ATGCAGTTAACAGAACGTGAGCGCGAGAAAATGATGATCTCACTAGCTGGCATGATTGCCCAGCATCGAAAAGATGCGGGCATCAAATTGAATCATCCAGAAAGTGTCGCGCTGATTACAAGTTATATTTTAGAAGGTGCCCGCGCTGGGAAAAGCGTGGCTGAGTTAATGAATGAAGGCGGTAAAATCCTGAAACGTGAAGATGTCATGGAAGGCGTTCCGGAAATGATTCCGATGATTCAGGTGGAAGCCACTTTCGTTGATGGTACGAAACTCGTGACCATCCATGACCCAATACGATAG
- the ureG gene encoding urease accessory protein UreG, translating into MKRALRIGVGGPVGSGKTQLIERLTRRLHNEYSMAVITNDIYTKWDAEYMAKNSVLDEDRIIGVETGGCPHTAIREDASMNFAAIDELEKRFDHTLDIIFVESGGDNLAATFSPELVDFSIYIIDCAEGEKIPSKAGQGMIKSDLFIINKIDLAPYVGANLKHMREVSQKFRGDGKFFFTNLKTDEGLDGVVEWLKKDCLLEDL; encoded by the coding sequence ATGAAAAGAGCATTACGTATCGGGGTTGGCGGCCCTGTGGGGTCCGGAAAGACCCAATTGATCGAACGTTTAACCCGTCGTCTTCATAATGAGTATTCCATGGCGGTGATTACCAATGATATTTATACCAAATGGGATGCCGAATATATGGCAAAAAATTCGGTGTTAGACGAAGATCGCATTATCGGGGTAGAAACTGGCGGCTGTCCGCATACCGCTATTCGTGAAGATGCCTCCATGAATTTTGCGGCGATTGATGAATTAGAAAAACGTTTTGATCATACCTTAGATATTATTTTCGTGGAAAGCGGCGGGGATAACTTAGCCGCTACCTTCTCTCCGGAATTAGTAGATTTTTCCATTTATATTATCGACTGCGCAGAAGGGGAAAAGATTCCTTCCAAAGCAGGGCAGGGAATGATCAAATCTGATCTTTTTATCATCAATAAAATTGATTTAGCACCTTATGTTGGTGCGAACTTAAAGCATATGCGCGAAGTGTCGCAAAAGTTTAGAGGCGATGGAAAGTTCTTCTTTACCAATCTCAAAACGGATGAAGGTCTGGATGGTGTTGTCGAATGGCTCAAAAAGGACTGTTTACTGGAAGATCTTTAG
- a CDS encoding alpha-amylase family glycosyl hydrolase translates to MAKDTNKQLRNEVIYSIYVRNYSKEGTFQAVMNDLDRIQSLGVDIIWLMPIHPIGKLHRKGTLGSPYAIRDYREVNPKFGSKEDFQRLCEAIHKRGMKVIIDVVYNHTSPDSYLATHHPEWFFHKADGSLGNRVGDWWDVVDLDYANHELWDYQIETLKMWAKDVDGFRCDVASMVPVDFWLAAREAVAKVRPGALWLAESVEPGFVAYNRSRGIASASDSEIYQAFDMAYDYDIFGIFKDYLAGKVSLQTYSAAINRQETIYPDNYVKARFLENHDRNRAHFSIPDEKALRNHLAFMYFNKGIAMLYNGQEAGAMHTPALFDKDPIDYDTGMDLSPLMHKLYQVKKNPIMTNSTYETKVLRDDVLMAIHHENASSPRDDQDHPYLVGLFHFHGQSSFLDLGQSGLHDGYYTNLIDGQRVEIREGTIATDGEPIILQSDEGIALFH, encoded by the coding sequence ATGGCAAAAGATACAAACAAACAATTACGTAATGAGGTTATTTATAGTATTTACGTACGCAATTATTCAAAAGAAGGGACGTTCCAGGCCGTTATGAATGATTTAGACCGGATTCAAAGTTTAGGTGTGGATATCATTTGGCTGATGCCCATTCATCCCATTGGTAAGCTGCATCGCAAAGGGACATTAGGCTCACCATATGCCATTCGTGATTATCGTGAAGTCAATCCGAAGTTTGGCAGCAAAGAAGATTTTCAGCGCTTATGTGAGGCCATTCATAAACGGGGGATGAAAGTCATTATTGATGTCGTCTATAATCATACATCACCAGATTCTTATTTAGCGACCCATCATCCCGAATGGTTCTTCCATAAAGCCGATGGCTCGCTTGGCAATCGCGTTGGTGACTGGTGGGATGTGGTAGATTTAGATTACGCGAATCATGAATTGTGGGATTATCAGATTGAAACACTGAAGATGTGGGCAAAGGATGTCGATGGCTTCCGCTGTGATGTCGCAAGCATGGTCCCCGTTGATTTCTGGTTAGCGGCGCGCGAAGCTGTGGCAAAGGTTCGCCCCGGCGCTTTATGGTTAGCAGAAAGCGTGGAACCAGGCTTTGTGGCTTATAACCGCTCACGCGGCATAGCAAGCGCTAGCGACAGTGAGATTTATCAGGCTTTCGATATGGCTTATGATTATGATATCTTTGGCATCTTTAAAGATTATCTGGCTGGAAAAGTGTCCTTACAAACATATAGTGCGGCGATCAATCGTCAGGAAACGATCTATCCCGATAATTATGTAAAAGCGCGTTTCTTAGAAAATCATGATCGTAATCGTGCACATTTCAGTATTCCAGATGAAAAAGCACTGCGCAATCATTTAGCTTTTATGTATTTCAATAAAGGTATTGCGATGCTTTATAATGGTCAGGAAGCCGGCGCTATGCATACGCCAGCTCTCTTTGATAAGGATCCGATTGATTATGATACAGGAATGGATTTATCACCGCTCATGCATAAGCTTTACCAGGTCAAGAAGAATCCGATTATGACCAATTCTACTTATGAAACGAAAGTACTTCGTGATGATGTCCTGATGGCCATTCATCATGAAAATGCCTCATCACCACGAGATGATCAGGATCATCCTTATTTAGTCGGGTTATTCCATTTTCATGGTCAATCCTCATTCCTAGACCTTGGGCAAAGTGGTCTGCATGATGGTTATTACACCAATCTGATTGATGGACAGCGTGTAGAAATTCGTGAAGGAACGATCGCGACAGATGGTGAGCCAATCATTTTACAAAGTGATGAAGGGATTGCCCTTTTCCATTAA
- the ureC gene encoding urease subunit alpha — MSFKMDRKQYSQMFGPAEGDSVRLGDTNLFARVEKDYTVHGQESKFGGGKVLRDGMGVNATMTREKNPLVADTIISGALIIDYTGIYKADIGIRDGKILAIGKGGNPDIMDDIDFVVGASTEAISGEGMIVTAGGIDLHVHYLSTGLAHAALDNGITTLFGGGTGPADGSNSATTTPGAYHIHRMLEAVDHDPLNYGFLAKGAGATPETIAEQVRAGAAGIKTHEDWGATAAGIDNSIKAADEYDVSYAVHTDSLNEGGFVENTLNAFAGRTVHTFHTEGAGGGHAPDIMIVAGEQNILPSSTNPTNPYTTNVIDELFDMTMVCHNLDPKVPEDVAFAESRVRKQTVAAEDVLHDMGALSVMTSDAMAMGRVGEVAMRCWQLADKMKKQRGPLKGDYEYSDNERIKRYVAKYTINPAIVNGVADYIGSVEVGKYADLVIWDPKFFGAKPKLVLKAGVIAYGVVGDASSSLPTPEPRMMRDLYGGYGKGMAKTSITFVSTYAYEHGIKEQLGLDKIVLPVHKTRNLTKRDMKLNNYAPATIKIDPQSFIVTIDGEEITCDPVEEVPLAQRYYFF; from the coding sequence ATGAGTTTTAAAATGGATCGTAAACAGTATTCCCAGATGTTTGGACCAGCCGAAGGCGACAGTGTCCGCTTAGGCGATACCAACTTATTTGCCCGCGTCGAAAAAGATTACACCGTGCATGGTCAGGAAAGTAAATTTGGCGGCGGGAAAGTTTTAAGAGATGGCATGGGCGTCAATGCGACGATGACCCGTGAGAAAAATCCTTTAGTCGCCGATACCATTATTTCCGGTGCGCTTATCATTGATTATACCGGTATTTATAAAGCCGATATCGGCATTCGTGATGGCAAGATTCTCGCTATCGGGAAAGGCGGCAACCCTGATATCATGGATGATATCGACTTTGTCGTTGGCGCTTCTACCGAAGCAATTTCTGGCGAAGGGATGATTGTCACCGCTGGCGGCATTGACTTACATGTCCATTACTTATCGACCGGTTTAGCGCATGCGGCTTTAGATAACGGCATTACCACTTTATTTGGCGGCGGAACCGGTCCGGCGGATGGCTCTAACTCGGCTACGACAACGCCGGGAGCTTATCATATTCACCGCATGTTAGAAGCGGTCGATCATGATCCGCTTAATTATGGCTTTTTAGCCAAAGGCGCCGGGGCTACTCCGGAAACCATTGCCGAACAGGTCAGAGCCGGAGCGGCAGGCATTAAAACCCATGAAGACTGGGGCGCAACCGCTGCCGGGATCGATAACTCCATCAAGGCAGCCGATGAATATGATGTTTCTTACGCTGTTCATACCGATTCGTTAAATGAAGGCGGCTTCGTAGAAAATACGCTCAATGCCTTCGCTGGGCGAACGGTTCATACTTTCCATACTGAAGGTGCCGGCGGCGGTCATGCGCCTGATATTATGATCGTGGCAGGAGAGCAGAACATTTTGCCAAGCTCGACCAACCCAACCAATCCTTATACAACCAATGTTATTGATGAATTATTCGATATGACGATGGTCTGTCATAACTTAGACCCAAAGGTGCCAGAAGATGTGGCTTTTGCGGAATCTCGTGTTCGTAAACAGACGGTCGCAGCGGAAGATGTGCTGCATGACATGGGCGCGTTATCCGTCATGACCAGTGATGCGATGGCGATGGGCCGTGTCGGCGAAGTGGCGATGCGCTGCTGGCAGCTAGCGGATAAAATGAAAAAGCAGCGTGGTCCATTAAAGGGTGACTATGAATATTCCGATAATGAACGTATCAAACGTTATGTCGCTAAATATACGATTAACCCAGCCATTGTCAATGGTGTTGCTGATTATATCGGTTCTGTTGAAGTAGGCAAATATGCCGACTTAGTCATTTGGGATCCTAAATTCTTTGGCGCAAAACCAAAATTAGTGCTCAAAGCTGGCGTCATCGCTTATGGCGTTGTGGGCGATGCTTCCTCTTCACTGCCAACACCAGAACCGCGCATGATGCGTGATCTTTATGGCGGCTACGGCAAGGGTATGGCCAAAACCAGTATTACCTTTGTATCGACTTATGCCTATGAACATGGCATTAAAGAGCAGCTTGGATTAGATAAAATTGTCTTACCGGTGCATAAGACAAGAAATCTGACGAAACGTGATATGAAATTAAACAATTATGCACCAGCGACGATCAAGATCGATCCTCAGAGCTTTATCGTTACGATTGATGGCGAAGAAATTACCTGTGATCCAGTCGAAGAAGTCCCACTGGCGCAGCGTTACTATTTCTTCTAA